GATGATAAGTTTTTGAATTTTTGGTCTGTTTTTTAGTAAAAATTTAAGCCCAAAATGCTCACTATCGATCGGTTCTATGCTTTTAGTATCTAAGAATTTACCGCCTGTTACTAAGCTTTCTTTATTTGCTAAACATAGCTTAAATCCAAGATCTTGTGCCACTATACTAGGCTTTAAACCGCTAAAGCCCACAAGAGCGTTTATGAGAATACAAGAAGTAGAGTCAAACTCGTCGCTTATAGCTTTTAAAAAAGCGTCTATGCCGTCATTAGATGTAAAAACATTGTCATGATCTACTAGACTTTTTAAACTAGGATCTTTTATATAAACAAATTTCGGATTTAGCTCTTTTATTTGACGATTTAGCTCTTTATAGCTTTTTTCACAAGCTAGAGCTTTTACGTTTATACCATGCTTTTTAGCTAGTATTACGCTATTTTTACCGATACTTCCTGTGCTTCCTAAAATAATCATGCAAGCACCAAAAACATAGCCACAACGCCAAATAAATATCCGTCCATTCTATCTAAAATACCGCCATGAGCTCCAAGTAAAGCCCCGCTATCTTTGATATCTACTCTTCTTTTTAAATAACTCTCAAAAAGATCACCAAATACACCAAAAATAGTTAAAAGAATAGAACAACTAGCAGCCATAAAATAGCTTACATCAACAAAAATAAACGCAAATGCAGTTCCAAATACGCTACCAAAAACCACTCCGCCAATAACGCCCTCTATGGTTTTATTTGGACTAGAAGCCGAAAACTGATGTCTTCCTAGGTATTTCCCGACAAAATACGCCGCAGTGTCGCTGATTATTATAGTAAAAACAAGCCAAAACAAGCACTCTATACCGTAGTTTTGATACAATGCAAACATCATAAATATCGGCACCGTAGGATACAAAAAAGGTAGTATAAGCTTCATATTATCTGATTTTGTGTATGCCAAAACAGACGATATGATGATTAAATTTAGAAGTATTACTTTAAAAATATCATTAATTCCTTGCAAAAATGGCAAGATACTATAAAAAACGAGAGCTATAAAGACGAGATTTTTTTGCTCTATTTTATAAAGCTTTAGGCTTTCTAAAAACGCAGTAGCCAATATAATGCCAAATATCAAAAAATTAAGCCAAAATATATCGAGCAAAGCTATGCCTAAAAATATAACAAAAAGCAATAAACCGACGATTATACGATTTTTCATAGAACTTCCTTTGGCAAGATTTTATCTAAAATCAACTAAAACATTGCTTTAAATTTAGTCTGAAAATCACTTGATAAATTTAGAAATTTCTTGTCTTTTACCAAAGCTATCATAAATAAAACAACAAGCCACTAAAGCCGAAGCTTATATTTAAGCTTTCTAATGATTATCAAAAGGCATGGCTACAAAACTGAATTTAAATTTCTGATTTGTCATCGTGCATGGCTAACAAAGAGTTTGTATTTGCTCCAAATACTTTTGCGTAATGTTCTTTGGCTAATGCTTATAATGCTGATTTTATTGATATTTGAAGCATTTAAATTTATAGTAAAAACGTAAAAATAACGTAAAAATATAGTAAAGCTTTTTTCATCATTATACGACTATATTTAACTTATGCTCGCCACTTAGCTCATCTTTTTGATCGATATTTTCTTCTTTTTTTTCATTTTGATCTTTGGTTTGCTCTTCTAAAGATTCGTGCTCATGCTGTTTTTCATGCTCATTTTGCGGATCTATCTTATAAGTCTCTTCAGTCGGTCTTATTTGGGCAACTTCTTTTTTCTTTTCATTAGCAAGCTCTGCGACAACAGCATTTTGAAGCTCCAACTTTGATTGAAAATCGCTTTGTACGCTAGCGACTGCTGGCGAATTTTGATTAACGTAGATAGTTCCACCTACTGGAGTTATAGCCAT
The sequence above is a segment of the Campylobacter hyointestinalis subsp. lawsonii genome. Coding sequences within it:
- a CDS encoding phosphatidate cytidylyltransferase, which encodes MKNRIIVGLLLFVIFLGIALLDIFWLNFLIFGIILATAFLESLKLYKIEQKNLVFIALVFYSILPFLQGINDIFKVILLNLIIISSVLAYTKSDNMKLILPFLYPTVPIFMMFALYQNYGIECLFWLVFTIIISDTAAYFVGKYLGRHQFSASSPNKTIEGVIGGVVFGSVFGTAFAFIFVDVSYFMAASCSILLTIFGVFGDLFESYLKRRVDIKDSGALLGAHGGILDRMDGYLFGVVAMFLVLA